A single genomic interval of Anopheles merus strain MAF unplaced genomic scaffold, AmerM5.1 LNR4000105, whole genome shotgun sequence harbors:
- the LOC121601492 gene encoding chymotrypsin-2-like, protein MIRVTAFTCALLVGLVAASPVLPASGSKGGRIVGGYDATEGQFPHQVSLRRPPNFHFCGGSIIGPRWIISATHCTIGMEPANLNVYVGSVKLASGGVYYRTMRIVNHPLYDPGTIENDISLIQTVQPIVFNEHTQPIGLASTNVISATGASISGWGRSNTMDSGAAEVLDNLQYMNVNILTMEECRAERPGSGNIFDSVICVSSPFGQGACSGDSGGPLIYDGMLHGIASFVRVPCATDVSDVYERVYSHLSWIASVTLWLR, encoded by the exons ATGATTAGAGTGACAGCATTCACATGTGCACTGCTTGTTGGGCTGGTGGCCGCAAGTC CTGTCTTACCGGCCAGTGGTTCCAAAGGTGGTCGAATTGTTGGAGGATATGATGCTACCGAGGGACAGTTCCCGCACCAAGTGTCTCTGAGACGCCCACCAAACTTCCACTTCTGTGGTGGTTCCATCATTGGACCACGATGGATTATCTCAGCAACACACTGTACTATTGGAATGGAACCGGCCAACCTGAACGTGTACGTGGGCAGTGTAAAGCTTGCGTCGGGCGGAGTATATTACCGTACGATGCGAATTGTAAACCATCCGCTCTACGACCCAGGTACGATTGAGAATGACATCAGTTTGATACAGACTGTACAGCCGATTGTGTTCAATGAGCACACGCAACCGATCGGTTTAGCATCAACGAATGTGATTTCCGCAACGGGAGCCTCCATTTCTGGTTGGGGCAGATCGAAT ACCATGGACAGTGGCGCAGCTGAAGTTCTGGACAACTTGCAATACATGAACGTAAACATACTCACAATGGAAGAATGTCGGGCTGAACGTCCTGGCTCGGGTAACATCTTTGACAGCGTGATCTGTGTCTCCAGTCCATTCGGCCAAGGAGCATGTTCCGGTGACTCTGGTGGACCATTGATTTACGACGGAATGTTGCACGGCATCGCATCCTTTGTTCGCGTACCCTGCGCTACCGACGTTTCGGATGTATACGAACGAGTCTATTCACATTTATCGTGGATTGCATCGGTCACACTGTGGTTGAGATAG